Genomic segment of Rickettsiella endosymbiont of Xylota segnis:
CGCTAAAGCTTTTTGTTCGTCAGTAATGCAGTATCTTCTTAGCAACTTAATGCCAAAGGCAACATGATATCTTTCATCTTTAATTACTTTAGTGACGGTTTCTTTGATACTTTTAGGAAATCTATTTAATCCATACTCCAAGAACCCCAAAGCACCCGTTTCAGCGGCAATATTGTGTGCCGCAAGGCGTCCAATTAACGTATCAAGTCCAGGATAATATTCTTCCATCAAAAACTTCCATTCTTTAGGTGCTTTAAAGGATGAAAAATCACCGCCATATTGAACTAAATGATGGTTCAACCACCGGAAGTGATTACATTCATCTTCAATTTGGTGTGAAAAATATTTTAGGGCATCCACCTCTTCAATGGAGCGCATCCATTCGCCGATAAAGGAGACAGCTGCTCGTTCGTAATAAACAGCGAAGTGCAGCCAATGTTTAATGATGTCAGTAGAGAATAATTCTTGCTTTTCTATGCCTCTATCAATCTCCGGAGCTTCCTCACGAGAAAAATTTATCTTATCTAATAAATCGTCAATGAAATCATGAGCAACTTTCACGCTTCTCCTCAAAACTTATTTTTGGTAAAACAACTGTACCTGTTGTTGTGAAAAATCGCATCGACTTCATGCGATCGCCAGGCTCAACAAAAAAACACTGCTGCCAAATCTTTTCAGGTACTTGGATATACTGACCAGC
This window contains:
- a CDS encoding ferritin-like domain-containing protein; translation: MKVAHDFIDDLLDKINFSREEAPEIDRGIEKQELFSTDIIKHWLHFAVYYERAAVSFIGEWMRSIEEVDALKYFSHQIEDECNHFRWLNHHLVQYGGDFSSFKAPKEWKFLMEEYYPGLDTLIGRLAAHNIAAETGALGFLEYGLNRFPKSIKETVTKVIKDERYHVAFGIKLLRRYCITDEQKALAQSTALESLQYMQRAREVFVFS